Proteins found in one Sporosarcina jeotgali genomic segment:
- a CDS encoding deoxynucleoside kinase, translating to MTIPFIAVEGPIGVGKSTLSKAISDTRQFHLLMEIVDENPFLNKFYDDIEEWSFQTEMFFLCNRYKQLGDIQKHYLAKDKPVVADYHIFKNLIFAQRSLSESDYAKYEQIYSILTAGMPVPNVIVYLHASLETLMKRISMRGRDYERGMDPNYLRQLSEDYDTFIDRFERMHPEIPVLRFNGDELDFVANPRDRQYILDAVDAVMQKEVI from the coding sequence ATGACCATTCCATTCATAGCAGTAGAAGGACCAATAGGGGTTGGGAAATCCACATTGTCCAAAGCGATTTCAGACACCCGCCAGTTCCATCTGCTCATGGAAATTGTGGATGAAAATCCGTTTCTCAATAAATTTTACGACGACATCGAAGAATGGAGCTTTCAAACTGAAATGTTCTTCCTTTGCAATCGTTACAAACAGCTCGGCGACATTCAAAAACACTATCTGGCAAAAGACAAGCCCGTCGTCGCAGACTATCATATATTTAAAAATCTCATCTTTGCACAGCGCAGTCTTTCGGAAAGCGACTATGCAAAATATGAGCAAATCTATTCCATTTTGACGGCAGGGATGCCCGTCCCGAACGTCATCGTCTACTTGCATGCGAGTCTAGAAACACTCATGAAGCGAATCTCCATGCGAGGACGTGACTATGAGCGGGGCATGGATCCGAACTACCTTCGCCAGCTGTCCGAAGACTACGATACATTCATTGATCGATTTGAACGCATGCACCCTGAAATTCCAGTCTTGCGTTTTAACGGAGACGAACTTGATTTTGTTGCGAACCCGCGTGACCGGCAATACATCCTTGACGCAGTTGATGCCGTCATGCAGAAAGAGGTTATTTAA
- a CDS encoding deoxynucleoside kinase, whose translation MNNLREKYGIPQNAVITIAGTVGVGKSTMTTALAEALDFRTSFENVDQNPYLDKFYEDFKKWSFHLQIYFLAERFKEQKRIFEYGGGFIQDRSIYEDTGIFARMHMEEGTMDPIDYETYTNLFDAMVMTPYFPHPNLLIYLEGPLDSIIDRIHERGREMEQETPITYWEEMHARYEKWIDSFTACPVLRLDINDYDLITNAHEVELIVEKIGGILSQTEPLRSS comes from the coding sequence GTGAACAACTTACGTGAAAAATATGGAATTCCGCAAAACGCGGTCATTACAATTGCAGGAACAGTAGGTGTTGGGAAATCGACAATGACAACAGCACTTGCTGAAGCACTCGACTTCCGCACGTCTTTTGAAAATGTGGACCAGAACCCGTACTTGGATAAATTCTATGAAGACTTCAAAAAGTGGAGTTTCCATTTACAAATTTACTTCCTCGCTGAACGTTTTAAAGAACAGAAGCGTATCTTCGAATATGGCGGGGGATTCATCCAGGATCGTTCGATTTATGAAGATACAGGGATCTTTGCACGGATGCATATGGAAGAAGGCACGATGGATCCGATTGATTATGAGACGTATACGAACTTGTTCGATGCGATGGTCATGACGCCGTACTTCCCGCATCCGAATTTGCTTATCTATTTGGAAGGCCCGCTTGACAGTATTATTGATCGCATTCATGAACGCGGCCGTGAGATGGAGCAAGAGACACCGATCACGTATTGGGAAGAAATGCATGCACGGTATGAGAAGTGGATTGACTCCTTCACAGCATGTCCTGTACTTCGTTTAGACATTAATGATTACGATTTAATCACGAACGCCCACGAGGTGGAATTGATCGTCGAGAAGATTGGCGGCATTTTGTCTCAAACGGAACCACTTCGCAGTTCATAA
- the kynU gene encoding kynureninase — MTVNKISTITYAHELEQRYAAASRRDEFYVKEDVIYFDGNSLGLLSKRAETSLLSVLESWKTHGIDGWMQGERPWFNLSEELGASMAPLIGAEAEEVIVTGSTTSNLHQLLATFFKPAEGRTKILADELNFPTDIYAIQSQLQLHGLDPADHLIQVKSRDGQTLQTEDMIEAMTDDVAVVILSGVLYRSGQVLDMEKVTEAAHARGILVGFDLCHSIGAIPHALDDWNVDYAFWCNYKHLNGGPGATGGIYVNKKHFGTQPGLAGWFGSAKDRQFDMEHTFTPAAGAGALQMGTPNLLSAAPLIGSLELMNEVGMEAIRERSLALTAYLQELIETDLADYEFTVTSPREDAERGGHVFVVHKEAARICKALKANGVIPDFRTPNGIRLAPVALYNTFEEVLETVNILKRIMEEEQYKQFENKREVVA; from the coding sequence ATGACTGTGAACAAAATATCGACAATTACGTATGCTCATGAGCTTGAGCAGCGTTATGCCGCGGCAAGCCGTCGTGATGAGTTTTACGTAAAAGAAGATGTGATTTACTTTGATGGCAACTCTCTTGGATTATTATCCAAACGTGCAGAAACCTCGTTACTCTCCGTTCTGGAATCATGGAAAACACATGGTATTGACGGATGGATGCAAGGGGAGCGTCCATGGTTCAACTTGTCTGAAGAATTGGGAGCTTCCATGGCTCCGCTAATTGGTGCTGAAGCTGAAGAGGTGATTGTAACAGGCTCGACTACTTCGAATCTTCATCAGCTGCTTGCAACATTCTTTAAGCCGGCAGAAGGTCGAACTAAAATTTTAGCGGATGAATTAAACTTCCCTACGGATATCTACGCAATCCAAAGTCAGCTGCAGCTGCATGGACTGGACCCTGCAGATCACCTCATACAAGTGAAAAGCCGTGATGGACAAACGTTGCAGACTGAAGACATGATCGAGGCAATGACGGATGACGTTGCCGTTGTGATTTTATCCGGAGTTCTCTATCGCAGCGGTCAAGTTCTCGACATGGAAAAGGTTACTGAAGCGGCTCATGCACGAGGGATTTTAGTTGGCTTCGACTTGTGTCATTCGATTGGAGCGATTCCGCATGCACTGGATGATTGGAATGTCGACTACGCATTTTGGTGCAATTACAAACACTTAAATGGCGGACCAGGTGCAACGGGCGGTATATACGTGAATAAAAAACACTTTGGGACACAACCAGGACTCGCGGGATGGTTCGGTTCTGCAAAAGACCGCCAATTCGATATGGAGCATACGTTTACGCCTGCAGCTGGTGCTGGGGCACTTCAAATGGGTACACCAAACTTACTCAGTGCTGCTCCATTGATTGGCTCACTAGAACTCATGAATGAGGTTGGAATGGAAGCAATCCGTGAACGTTCACTCGCATTAACTGCTTACTTGCAGGAGTTAATTGAAACGGATCTTGCAGACTATGAATTTACAGTAACCAGTCCACGAGAGGATGCTGAACGCGGCGGCCATGTCTTTGTCGTGCATAAAGAAGCTGCACGTATATGCAAGGCGCTAAAAGCAAACGGAGTTATTCCGGACTTCCGTACACCCAATGGGATCCGCCTTGCACCGGTTGCACTTTACAATACATTTGAAGAAGTGCTTGAGACCGTGAACATTCTAAAACGTATTATGGAAGAAGAACAATATAAACAATTTGAAAATAAGCGAGAAGTCGTCGCGTAA
- the kynA gene encoding tryptophan 2,3-dioxygenase, which produces MNKGISDLNLDQEDIHTDFKKEMTYGEYLRLDQILSSQERLSGHHDEMLFIIIHQVSELWMKLTLHELTAAITAIDKGEMQSAFKKLARVTKIQSQIIQAWDVLSTMTPAEYLEFRDSLGKASGFQSYQYRLIEFALGYKSSHILKIYEKDAEVHAMLKDALNQPSIYDVAIRALSKAGFAINPELLDRDFSVTYAGDPTVEAAWEAVYRDVDKYWDLYQLAEKLVDVEDWLQQWRFRHMKTVERIIGFKTGTGGSSGVNYLRHVLDHRFFPELWDLRTKL; this is translated from the coding sequence ATGAATAAGGGGATTTCAGATTTGAACTTAGATCAAGAAGACATTCACACGGATTTTAAAAAGGAAATGACATACGGGGAATATTTGCGGCTCGATCAGATTTTATCAAGCCAAGAAAGATTGTCAGGCCATCATGACGAAATGCTGTTTATCATCATCCACCAAGTAAGTGAACTTTGGATGAAACTGACGCTGCACGAACTGACGGCAGCCATTACTGCAATCGACAAGGGAGAAATGCAATCAGCATTCAAAAAACTTGCGCGTGTGACGAAAATTCAATCTCAAATCATACAAGCATGGGACGTACTCTCGACAATGACGCCTGCGGAATACTTGGAATTCCGCGATTCACTCGGCAAAGCGTCCGGATTCCAGTCCTATCAGTATCGTCTAATTGAATTTGCACTTGGTTATAAGTCTTCTCACATTCTAAAGATTTACGAGAAGGACGCGGAAGTGCATGCGATGCTGAAAGACGCGTTGAACCAACCAAGTATCTATGATGTGGCAATTCGGGCATTATCAAAAGCAGGTTTTGCGATTAATCCTGAATTGCTTGATCGCGACTTCAGTGTCACGTATGCAGGGGATCCAACCGTTGAAGCAGCTTGGGAAGCGGTCTATCGTGATGTCGATAAATACTGGGATTTGTATCAGCTTGCAGAAAAGCTTGTGGACGTCGAGGATTGGCTGCAGCAGTGGCGGTTCCGTCATATGAAAACGGTTGAGCGGATTATCGGTTTTAAAACAGGGACAGGCGGATCGTCTGGTGTGAATTACTTACGCCATGTGCTTGATCACAGATTCTTCCCAGAACTATGGGATCTGCGAACAAAGCTGTAA
- a CDS encoding sodium-dependent transporter: MEEKNRTEQWSSKLGFILSSAGAAIGLGAIWKFPYVTGMSGGGAFFLLFIVFTLVIGLPMLLSEFIIGRGTGREAISAYKKLAPDSVWVWIGRLGVLGCFLLLSFYSVVGGWVLVYSGLAIPGNVIGDGTNYGELFGSVIGSVWITLLGLLLFTIINVIVIASGIQNGIERANKYMMPLLFIFFIILVVRSLTLDGAMEGVKFFLAPDFSKITGESVLYALGQSFFSLAVGFSCMVTYSSYLKKDVSLRSSAASVVGMNIFVSLLAGLAIFPVVFAFGLAPDEGPGLLFMVLPEVFGQMPFGELFLALFLLLFLFATLTSSFSLYEIIVAALTANGKRTRKTVAWLTGLIVFVAAIPSAMSSSLLESFMINGKSIFDSTDYLVSNILLPLGNLLIAVFIIHRMDRELVKQEFHLSTNDSPGLFRVWLVLMTVVVPLTIAAVFINNL; this comes from the coding sequence ATGGAGGAGAAAAATCGAACGGAACAGTGGTCCTCTAAGTTAGGATTCATATTATCATCTGCGGGGGCTGCGATTGGACTCGGCGCCATCTGGAAATTCCCTTACGTAACAGGAATGAGCGGAGGAGGTGCGTTCTTCCTCCTGTTCATCGTGTTCACCCTAGTGATTGGTTTACCGATGCTGCTGTCAGAATTCATCATCGGCCGCGGAACAGGCAGAGAAGCGATCAGTGCGTATAAAAAGTTAGCACCGGATAGTGTGTGGGTGTGGATTGGCAGACTTGGCGTTTTAGGTTGCTTCTTACTGTTGTCATTTTACAGCGTAGTTGGCGGCTGGGTACTCGTCTATAGCGGGCTTGCAATTCCAGGCAATGTAATCGGGGATGGAACGAACTACGGCGAGCTATTCGGTTCAGTAATCGGCTCCGTTTGGATTACGCTGCTCGGATTGCTGTTATTTACAATCATTAACGTCATCGTTATTGCGTCAGGCATTCAAAATGGGATTGAGCGCGCCAACAAATACATGATGCCATTGCTATTCATCTTTTTCATTATCTTAGTGGTGCGTTCATTGACGTTAGACGGTGCAATGGAAGGTGTGAAATTTTTCTTAGCTCCTGACTTTTCTAAAATTACGGGCGAGTCCGTTCTCTATGCACTCGGGCAGTCGTTCTTCTCATTAGCTGTCGGGTTCTCGTGTATGGTAACGTACAGTTCGTATTTGAAAAAGGACGTTAGTTTGCGATCATCTGCAGCATCCGTCGTGGGGATGAACATCTTTGTTTCATTGCTTGCGGGGCTTGCAATTTTCCCAGTTGTCTTTGCGTTCGGGCTGGCACCTGACGAAGGACCGGGATTGCTGTTCATGGTGCTGCCGGAAGTGTTTGGGCAAATGCCGTTTGGGGAACTGTTTTTAGCATTGTTCTTACTGCTATTCTTATTTGCTACTTTGACTTCTTCGTTCAGTTTGTACGAAATCATTGTCGCTGCACTAACGGCCAATGGCAAACGTACGCGGAAGACGGTTGCTTGGCTTACGGGACTCATCGTGTTCGTGGCGGCGATTCCATCTGCCATGTCCTCCAGTTTACTAGAGTCCTTTATGATAAATGGCAAGAGTATTTTCGATAGCACGGACTATCTCGTAAGTAACATACTTCTGCCACTCGGAAACTTACTCATTGCAGTTTTCATCATCCACAGAATGGACCGTGAACTGGTAAAACAAGAATTCCACTTGAGTACAAATGATTCTCCTGGATTGTTCAGGGTATGGCTCGTCCTGATGACCGTCGTCGTACCACTAACAATCGCGGCTGTATTTATAAATAATCTTTGA
- the kynB gene encoding arylformamidase, with protein MKNLTQWIDITQPLSNSIAKWPGDTPFNYELTFTKEQTGSVNIGQVTMSVHTGTHIDSPFHYDNDGKRVHELDLSLYIGPATVVDVTGHAEIGRAELEGFNFKDVERLLLKTGGHPDPNTFPKDYPVLKADIGPFLKERGIRLIGVDVPSVDSVDSKTMDAHHSLYDNGVNILENTVLSNVTPGVYELIALPLALEGSDGSPVRAVLRSLEG; from the coding sequence ATGAAGAATTTAACACAGTGGATTGACATCACACAGCCCCTCAGCAATTCGATTGCAAAATGGCCCGGGGATACTCCGTTTAATTATGAGCTCACGTTTACGAAAGAACAGACAGGCTCCGTCAATATCGGTCAAGTAACCATGAGTGTCCACACAGGGACGCACATTGACTCACCATTCCACTATGATAATGATGGCAAGCGAGTGCATGAACTGGATTTGTCTTTGTATATCGGGCCAGCCACGGTCGTAGATGTCACAGGACATGCAGAAATCGGTCGTGCAGAACTAGAAGGATTCAATTTTAAAGATGTGGAGCGGCTCCTTCTTAAAACAGGGGGACACCCGGATCCAAATACGTTTCCAAAAGATTATCCAGTGTTGAAGGCAGACATCGGTCCTTTTTTGAAGGAACGGGGAATTCGGTTAATTGGCGTAGACGTCCCGTCCGTCGATTCAGTCGACAGCAAAACGATGGACGCGCATCACTCGCTTTACGATAACGGAGTCAACATTTTGGAAAATACGGTACTGTCTAACGTAACACCTGGAGTGTATGAACTGATTGCACTTCCGCTTGCGTTGGAAGGTTCAGATGGAAGTCCAGTACGCGCAGTGCTGCGTTCATTGGAGGGATAA
- a CDS encoding IS4 family transposase — MTTTSQTIHLLEQLFTCIKPSRVDEIAKETGFIKRKRVMTASDFLALLFQFHGNFAGCSIQELCSTLVAEQEILISRTALDKKFTPEAAVFLRRLIQEILHHQYLEHVSTHSSADLLPFLSIRVLDATAIEVPDHLKKRATETEQESAKIQYEYDVLSGKTTFLDVDFRRVNDTKKGAERIPYVNEKDLCLQDLGYFSFEQFSQIGENGGFYITKLRNDAYLAFKNPYPAYHPNGNVVQSSLYYRLDLVTLCQNLEPGEHLELEGVHFGRDAHFPARCIVYSHDETQRQCRLKKIQRRTTRSGKKPKKVVSDLAGITVYMTNLPESVPAEKLVELYRLRWHVELCFKTWKSYLGVDQFKIMKKERWLCHLYGTLLAIIISQLIAYQLRNIIWEEEQLEISEMIAVRTVAIGFLPKLYRIFTDEKKAFTDYLGLVIRLLIKTARKPKSTKGTALQRLQFN; from the coding sequence ATGACCACTACATCTCAGACCATTCATCTTCTGGAACAACTATTTACCTGTATCAAACCGTCGCGAGTCGATGAAATTGCGAAAGAAACGGGTTTTATCAAAAGAAAGCGGGTCATGACGGCAAGTGACTTTCTGGCGTTACTCTTCCAATTTCACGGTAACTTTGCGGGCTGTTCCATCCAAGAACTGTGTTCCACATTGGTCGCGGAACAAGAAATTCTAATCAGTCGGACGGCTTTGGATAAAAAGTTTACGCCAGAAGCTGCCGTGTTTCTCCGGCGCTTAATCCAAGAAATCCTCCATCATCAGTATCTGGAACACGTTTCTACTCATTCCTCCGCAGATCTGCTTCCTTTTTTAAGCATCCGGGTATTGGACGCGACGGCTATCGAAGTACCGGATCATTTGAAGAAAAGGGCTACAGAAACTGAGCAGGAATCCGCAAAGATTCAATATGAATATGATGTTCTGTCAGGTAAAACCACGTTTTTGGATGTTGATTTCCGACGTGTGAACGATACAAAAAAAGGTGCCGAACGTATCCCATACGTGAACGAAAAGGATCTTTGCCTGCAGGATTTAGGGTATTTCAGTTTCGAACAATTCAGCCAGATAGGGGAGAACGGCGGCTTCTATATTACGAAGCTGCGGAATGATGCCTACTTGGCATTCAAAAATCCTTATCCTGCGTATCATCCAAATGGAAACGTAGTTCAAAGCAGCCTGTATTACCGATTGGATCTGGTGACACTTTGCCAAAACCTAGAACCTGGTGAACATTTAGAGCTGGAGGGTGTTCATTTCGGCAGAGATGCCCACTTTCCCGCCCGCTGTATTGTGTATTCACATGATGAGACCCAGCGGCAATGCAGATTGAAGAAAATTCAACGGCGCACCACCCGATCGGGCAAGAAACCAAAGAAAGTGGTAAGTGATCTAGCAGGCATTACGGTCTATATGACTAACTTGCCCGAATCAGTGCCCGCTGAGAAGTTGGTAGAACTCTATCGATTGAGATGGCATGTCGAACTTTGTTTTAAAACCTGGAAATCTTATCTTGGAGTCGATCAATTCAAGATAATGAAGAAAGAAAGGTGGCTCTGCCATCTATACGGAACACTCCTAGCCATCATCATCAGCCAGCTGATTGCCTATCAATTGCGCAATATCATATGGGAGGAAGAACAGCTGGAAATCAGCGAGATGATTGCCGTACGTACGGTAGCCATCGGATTCTTACCCAAGCTATATCGAATTTTCACAGACGAAAAGAAGGCGTTTACAGACTACCTGGGTCTGGTCATCAGGCTACTCATCAAAACAGCCAGAAAACCAAAGTCAACCAAAGGAACAGCCCTTCAACGCCTTCAATTCAATTAG
- a CDS encoding RNA polymerase sigma factor: MYEDDAVLISAIQQGDEDAMAQLVRRYYDEIFRYIYRLGSPYEEAKDLTQETFVAMLQALPAYKEQGTFKAWLYRIARNRAMNFVTRTRRSVELTDEHDLLHQESDLEEQFSDRSEVKELLESLPAKQRDALILKYYHGFTAKEIAKITKTTVPAVKSRLFQGLQKLRKRAKGVME; the protein is encoded by the coding sequence ATGTATGAGGATGACGCGGTATTAATCAGCGCGATACAGCAGGGGGATGAAGACGCAATGGCGCAGCTGGTACGGCGGTATTACGATGAGATCTTCCGTTATATTTACCGTCTCGGGAGTCCGTATGAAGAAGCAAAGGATCTGACACAGGAGACGTTTGTCGCGATGCTGCAAGCCTTGCCTGCTTACAAGGAGCAAGGGACGTTCAAAGCGTGGCTGTACAGGATTGCGCGGAACCGGGCGATGAATTTCGTTACGAGGACGAGGCGTTCAGTTGAACTCACGGACGAGCATGACTTGCTTCATCAGGAGTCGGACCTGGAGGAACAGTTCTCCGATCGCTCCGAAGTGAAGGAGCTGCTTGAGTCACTTCCTGCGAAACAACGGGATGCGCTGATTTTGAAATATTATCATGGCTTCACGGCCAAAGAAATCGCAAAGATTACGAAGACGACCGTGCCAGCAGTGAAATCGAGACTGTTCCAAGGGCTGCAGAAACTGCGGAAACGAGCTAAGGGGGTTATGGAGTGA
- a CDS encoding ABC transporter ATP-binding protein — protein sequence MTLKLEKVSHQYKDHEALKSIDCELSPGIYGLLGPNGAGKSTLLRIMVDVIAPTSGQVLYNNRAITTLGAAYRDKLGYLPQDFHGYSQFTAEEFLKYVANLKGLDAKTARVRVKHVLALVGLTSVSRKKLKGYSGGMRRRVGIAQALLNNPKVLILDEPTAGLDPSERIRLRGILSQLAQDTIIILSTHIVSDIEYVADEVLLLKEGQLIGKASPRELLAKLDRQVWAVQVPHNELQTYTTAYPVSNLQLQKEHADIRIISHAKPHISAQQAEPRMEDLYVYYFGSGDTSNS from the coding sequence GTGACTCTAAAACTAGAAAAAGTCAGTCATCAGTACAAAGACCACGAGGCACTGAAATCGATAGACTGCGAATTATCTCCGGGAATCTACGGATTGCTGGGGCCGAACGGAGCAGGCAAATCGACACTTCTGCGTATCATGGTGGACGTCATTGCACCGACAAGCGGACAGGTACTTTACAACAATCGTGCCATCACAACACTCGGCGCCGCGTATCGTGACAAGCTCGGATACTTGCCGCAGGACTTCCATGGATACAGTCAGTTCACAGCTGAAGAGTTTTTGAAGTACGTGGCGAACTTGAAAGGGCTCGATGCCAAAACAGCCCGAGTGCGTGTGAAACACGTATTGGCACTAGTGGGCCTGACAAGCGTAAGTCGAAAAAAACTGAAAGGCTATTCCGGCGGGATGAGACGGAGAGTCGGAATTGCTCAGGCTCTGTTGAACAACCCGAAAGTCCTCATCCTGGACGAGCCGACAGCCGGGCTGGACCCGAGCGAACGAATCCGACTGCGGGGAATCCTGTCCCAGTTGGCGCAGGATACAATCATCATCCTCTCCACGCATATCGTGTCGGATATCGAATACGTCGCTGACGAAGTGCTCCTGTTAAAAGAAGGACAGCTCATTGGAAAAGCGTCCCCTCGTGAGCTGCTGGCCAAGTTGGATCGCCAAGTATGGGCGGTCCAAGTACCACATAACGAACTGCAAACGTACACAACGGCCTACCCGGTCTCCAACCTGCAGCTGCAAAAGGAGCACGCGGACATACGGATTATTTCTCATGCGAAGCCTCACATCTCTGCTCAACAGGCAGAGCCTAGGATGGAAGATTTATATGTGTATTATTTTGGCAGTGGGGATACGAGCAATAGTTGA
- a CDS encoding IS3 family transposase (programmed frameshift), giving the protein MTEKRARRTYTKEFKNQIVQLHENGKTRTDILREYDLTSTTFDNWVRRHKATESFEEKDQRTDEENELIKLRKENQRLLMENDIFKASRADHGTKVDVIQNNRHKYSVSAMCDVLGIARSTFYYTSVKQPEDKTLQKDIKVIFKQSRNNYGTRKIKKELEKINRTVSRRRIGRVMKQTGLVSNYTVAQYKPFKSKVNEEPVKNVLARNFNGQEELAVVVSDLTYVRVNGRWNYVCLFVDLFNREIIGYSAGPEKTAKLVYKALSSIERNLDRIQLFHTDRGSEFKNQLIDEALKAFGIGRSLSMKGCPYDNAVAESMFNVVKIEFIKQMTFSSISQLERELQDYVNWFNRVRIHGTLDYLTPIEYRLGTL; this is encoded by the exons ATGACTGAAAAACGAGCAAGACGGACCTATACCAAGGAATTTAAAAACCAAATTGTGCAGCTACATGAAAACGGTAAAACACGTACAGATATTCTTCGTGAGTACGATCTAACCTCCACTACTTTTGATAACTGGGTGAGGCGTCACAAAGCGACTGAATCTTTTGAAGAAAAAGATCAGCGTACAGACGAAGAGAATGAATTAATCAAATTACGTAAAGAGAACCAGCGTCTCCTAATGGAGAACGATATTT TTAAAGCAAGCCGCGCTGATCATGGGACGAAAGTAGATGTGATTCAAAACAACCGTCACAAATACTCGGTATCAGCAATGTGCGACGTCCTAGGGATCGCGAGAAGCACGTTTTACTACACTTCCGTTAAACAACCTGAAGATAAAACCCTGCAAAAAGATATCAAGGTAATTTTTAAACAGAGTCGAAACAATTACGGTACACGCAAAATCAAAAAAGAATTAGAGAAGATCAACCGGACGGTTTCTAGACGTCGTATTGGTCGCGTCATGAAGCAAACAGGTCTTGTGTCCAATTACACTGTCGCACAATATAAACCGTTTAAATCAAAAGTGAATGAGGAACCTGTAAAGAATGTTCTGGCGAGAAACTTTAACGGTCAAGAAGAATTGGCTGTGGTTGTCAGTGATTTAACATACGTAAGAGTCAATGGAAGATGGAATTATGTATGCTTATTTGTCGATCTTTTTAATCGAGAAATCATCGGCTACAGCGCAGGGCCAGAAAAGACAGCAAAACTTGTATACAAAGCCTTGTCTAGCATTGAGCGCAACTTAGATCGCATCCAATTGTTCCATACAGACCGTGGAAGTGAATTTAAAAATCAACTAATTGACGAAGCTTTAAAAGCTTTTGGCATCGGAAGATCACTGAGTATGAAAGGATGCCCGTACGACAATGCGGTAGCAGAATCCATGTTCAATGTGGTCAAAATAGAGTTCATTAAGCAAATGACCTTTTCTTCTATCAGCCAGTTAGAGCGTGAACTACAGGATTATGTGAATTGGTTCAACCGGGTTCGGATTCACGGAACGCTGGATTATCTAACGCCTATTGAGTACCGATTAGGGACCTTATAA